The following are encoded in a window of Pseudalgibacter alginicilyticus genomic DNA:
- a CDS encoding DUF748 domain-containing protein → MVNTTLKDSIFNFDDLVAFHTEETDSINKTESESFKYDISNIELKDANFYFNNRNVNHVTHIDDFSIFMENISWDKEEKSNADIKFNFQNGGYLETSLNINPVDGDYDASVNIKDLILAPFYEYIAEYAHINSIDGYLNTEIKIEGNINKPIDAVVSGRLDVNNLIVTDKKDNEVIKSKRLDLNLKRIDYANTSYEIDSLTLFQPYVYFEMDTISNNLFKIFKWDSNTEDAAVNTSNENLQQTDTTANNFYYALNSFQVNDGIMDYSDNLTGKRFDYHLSNIKINSDGIDSKKDWVNIYSDMLLNKRGKLIAKLGYNPLDMSNLNLNLAVEDFSLSDVNIYSQHYMGHSILLGDFYYYSNSKISNANIVSENSLLVKNVKVKKENNGLYNLPLRFALFILKDRKGDINLEVPVLGDLNNPEINIWKMVWTTLKNRITGAAASPIKSLATLVDVNPKDYEELVFQYTDTIPNENQLLKLNKLLEMETLKEGLKIELKYFVDPDLQRDAVVLLELGKQYYQENNKDYLDDKKGFENYIYTKANSSSLNLLDAAYMLINPQTIDSLTNIYNNTLIENTINYLKTSNPSTRIDVTKFDKNEPENLGSLSKFKIKFDLLDVQTIQQDGIKTND, encoded by the coding sequence ATGGTTAATACAACGCTTAAAGATTCTATCTTTAATTTTGATGATCTTGTTGCGTTTCATACCGAAGAAACTGATTCTATTAATAAAACTGAATCAGAGAGTTTTAAGTATGATATTTCAAATATTGAACTCAAAGACGCTAATTTTTATTTTAATAACAGAAATGTAAATCATGTTACTCACATAGATGATTTTTCAATTTTTATGGAAAATATAAGTTGGGATAAAGAAGAAAAAAGTAATGCTGATATTAAATTCAACTTTCAAAATGGAGGTTATTTAGAAACGTCATTAAATATTAATCCAGTTGATGGTGATTACGATGCTAGTGTTAATATTAAAGATTTAATTCTGGCTCCTTTTTATGAATACATTGCTGAGTACGCACACATAAATAGTATTGATGGTTATTTAAATACTGAGATTAAAATAGAAGGCAATATAAACAAACCTATTGATGCTGTAGTTTCAGGGAGGTTGGATGTCAATAATTTGATTGTTACTGATAAAAAGGATAATGAAGTTATAAAGTCAAAACGTTTAGATCTTAATTTGAAAAGAATAGATTATGCTAATACTTCCTATGAAATAGACTCCTTAACGCTATTTCAACCCTATGTTTATTTTGAAATGGATACTATAAGTAATAACCTATTTAAAATATTTAAGTGGGATTCTAATACGGAAGATGCTGCAGTTAACACATCTAATGAAAACTTACAACAAACAGATACAACAGCTAACAACTTTTATTATGCTTTAAATAGTTTTCAGGTTAATGACGGTATAATGGATTATAGTGATAATTTAACAGGAAAGCGATTTGATTATCATTTAAGTAATATAAAAATAAATTCTGATGGCATAGATAGCAAAAAGGATTGGGTAAATATATACTCTGATATGCTCTTGAATAAAAGAGGTAAGCTTATTGCTAAGTTGGGATATAACCCTTTAGATATGAGTAATTTAAATTTAAATTTAGCGGTTGAGGATTTTTCATTGTCAGATGTCAATATATATTCTCAGCATTATATGGGACATAGTATTCTTTTAGGAGATTTTTACTATTATTCTAACTCAAAAATATCAAATGCAAATATTGTTAGTGAAAATAGTTTATTGGTTAAAAATGTAAAAGTGAAAAAAGAGAACAATGGTCTTTATAACTTGCCATTAAGATTTGCTTTATTCATTTTAAAAGATAGAAAAGGAGATATAAATTTAGAGGTGCCAGTTCTTGGAGATTTAAATAATCCAGAAATTAATATATGGAAAATGGTTTGGACAACTCTTAAAAATAGAATAACAGGAGCGGCAGCAAGTCCTATTAAATCACTCGCTACATTAGTGGATGTAAATCCAAAAGATTATGAAGAGTTAGTATTCCAATACACTGATACCATACCAAATGAAAATCAACTTTTAAAGTTGAACAAACTTTTAGAAATGGAAACTCTTAAAGAAGGTTTAAAAATAGAATTGAAATATTTTGTAGACCCGGATTTACAACGTGATGCTGTTGTACTTTTAGAATTAGGGAAACAATATTATCAAGAGAATAATAAAGATTATTTGGATGATAAAAAAGGATTTGAGAATTACATTTACACAAAAGCAAATAGTAGTTCTTTAAATCTTTTAGACGCAGCTTATATGTTAATTAATCCACAGACAATAGACTCCCTTACTAATATTTATAACAATACTTTAATTGAGAATACAATTAATTATTTAAAAACATCTAACCCGTCAACTCGTATAGATGTTACAAAATTTGATAAAAATGAACCCGAAAATTTGGGTTCTTTGTCTAAATTCAAAATTAAATTTGATTTATTAGATGTGCAGACTATTCAACAAGATGGTATAAAAACTAATGATTAA
- a CDS encoding ABC transporter ATP-binding protein has translation MLQVKNISFRYKKKNILEAISFHVNQGEHVSIIGESGSGKSTLLKLLYGTYDLNEGEIFWKDSQILGPKFNLIIGPDFMKYVSQEFDLMPFTSVSENIGAFLSNFYPKEKQERTLELLKVVELEAYANIKVKELSGGQKQRVALARAIAKQPEIILLDEPFSHIDNFKKQSLRRNLFKYLKEKNITCIVATHDKDDVLSFSDQMIVLHNAKILANNTPQYLYKHPKDKLIASFFGEFNDINGKLIYANQLKIVETSDLKTTVKQVYYKGYYYLIEVDLNGNKVFLEHHKALKIDTTVYISIIRQG, from the coding sequence ATGCTCCAAGTAAAAAACATATCCTTTCGCTATAAAAAAAAGAACATTTTAGAAGCTATTAGCTTTCATGTAAATCAAGGCGAACATGTTTCTATAATCGGGGAAAGCGGCTCGGGAAAAAGTACCCTTTTAAAATTGCTCTACGGCACCTATGACTTAAATGAAGGTGAAATTTTTTGGAAAGACTCCCAAATATTAGGTCCAAAATTTAACCTCATTATTGGTCCTGATTTCATGAAATATGTTTCCCAAGAATTTGATTTAATGCCTTTTACTTCGGTTTCAGAAAACATCGGAGCATTCCTTTCTAATTTTTACCCCAAAGAAAAGCAAGAACGCACCCTGGAGCTTTTAAAAGTGGTAGAATTAGAAGCTTATGCAAATATCAAAGTTAAAGAATTAAGTGGTGGACAAAAACAACGTGTGGCCTTAGCACGTGCTATAGCCAAACAGCCAGAAATCATTTTATTGGACGAACCCTTTAGCCATATTGATAATTTTAAAAAACAATCCTTACGCCGAAACCTTTTTAAATATTTAAAAGAAAAAAACATTACTTGCATTGTTGCTACGCATGATAAAGACGATGTTTTATCGTTTTCAGACCAAATGATTGTTTTACACAATGCAAAAATACTTGCAAACAACACGCCTCAGTATTTATACAAACATCCAAAAGACAAATTAATCGCTTCTTTTTTTGGTGAGTTTAATGACATTAACGGTAAATTAATTTATGCTAATCAGCTAAAAATAGTAGAGACATCAGACTTGAAAACCACAGTAAAACAAGTGTATTACAAAGGGTATTATTATTTGATTGAGGTAGATTTGAATGGCAACAAAGTGTTTCTTGAACATCATAAAGCATTAAAAATAGACACAACTGTTTATATCTCAATTATAAGACAAGGATAA